In one window of Janthinobacterium sp. 1_2014MBL_MicDiv DNA:
- a CDS encoding DNA polymerase II, whose protein sequence is MDSTAPPPEQGFILTRHWRDTRAGTEVDLWLATDAGPRHVRLPVQTAVAFIPMEQRAQAELLLRGERHVELRPLSLSDFHHRPVLGLYCKQYRHLLKLEKQLRAHGVDVYEADIRPSERYLMERFITAPVSFSGDPLQEVQLKPAPGYRPALKLVSLDIETTAHGELFSLALEGCGQRQVYMLGPKNGDAQVPDFDLEYCDSRAQILERLNTWMERHDPDAIIGWNLVQFDLRVLREHAERYNIPLKLGREGAVMEWREHGGKQEHYFAAAAGRLIIDGIEALKSATWNFSSFSLENVAQTLLGEGKSIDNPYQRMAEIDRRFREDKPALARYNLKDCELVTRIFAKTELLTFLLERASVTGLAADRSGGSVAAFEHLYLPLMHRQGYVAPNLGDVSGDNSPGGFVMDSQSGLYDSVLVLDYKSLYPSIIRTFLIDPVGLVVGTRGDEAETVPGYRGAQFSRVKHCLPAIVEQVWQGREVAKRERNAPLSQALKIIMNAFYGVLGSSGCRFFDPRLASSITLRGHDIMHRTRELITQQGYQVIYGDTDSTFVWLKTAHTDEEAGKIGRALVTHVNAWWDQYLREEFGLENALELEFETHYRRFLMPTIRGSEEGSKKRYAGLVGKPDGSEQMVYKGLETVRSDWTPLAQQFQQALYLRIFQRAAYQDYVRDYVARTVRGEFDALLVYRKRLRRPLDDYQRNVPPHVRAARTADAYNLAQGRPLQYQNGGWISYVITVAGPEPLETQRSPIDYHHYLTRQLQPVADAILPFLGDDFSRLVSGQQDLF, encoded by the coding sequence ATGGACAGCACAGCACCCCCTCCCGAACAGGGCTTTATCCTCACCCGCCACTGGCGCGACACGCGCGCCGGCACGGAGGTCGATCTGTGGCTGGCGACGGATGCCGGGCCCCGCCACGTGCGCCTGCCCGTGCAGACGGCCGTCGCCTTTATCCCCATGGAACAGCGCGCGCAAGCGGAATTGCTGCTGCGCGGCGAACGCCATGTGGAGCTGCGGCCCCTGTCCCTGTCCGACTTCCATCACCGTCCCGTGCTGGGCCTGTACTGCAAGCAGTACCGCCACTTGCTGAAGCTGGAAAAACAGCTGCGCGCGCATGGCGTCGACGTCTACGAAGCCGACATCCGGCCTTCCGAGCGCTACCTGATGGAACGCTTCATCACGGCGCCCGTGTCGTTCAGCGGCGACCCGCTGCAGGAAGTGCAGCTGAAACCGGCGCCCGGCTACCGTCCCGCCCTGAAACTGGTGTCGCTCGACATCGAGACGACGGCCCATGGCGAACTGTTTTCGCTGGCCCTGGAAGGCTGCGGCCAGCGCCAGGTCTACATGCTGGGGCCGAAAAACGGCGACGCTCAGGTGCCCGACTTCGACCTCGAATACTGCGACAGCCGCGCACAGATCCTTGAGCGCCTGAACACATGGATGGAACGACACGACCCGGACGCCATCATCGGCTGGAACCTGGTGCAGTTCGACTTGCGCGTGCTCAGGGAACATGCCGAGCGCTACAACATACCCCTGAAGCTGGGACGCGAGGGCGCCGTCATGGAATGGCGCGAGCATGGCGGCAAGCAAGAGCATTACTTTGCCGCCGCCGCGGGCCGGCTGATCATCGACGGCATCGAAGCGTTAAAATCGGCGACATGGAATTTTTCCTCGTTCAGCCTGGAAAACGTGGCGCAGACGCTCCTGGGCGAAGGCAAGTCCATCGACAATCCCTACCAGCGCATGGCCGAGATCGACCGGCGTTTCCGCGAAGACAAGCCGGCGCTGGCCCGCTACAACCTCAAGGATTGCGAGCTGGTCACGCGCATCTTTGCGAAAACCGAACTGCTGACCTTCTTGCTGGAGCGGGCCAGCGTGACGGGGCTGGCGGCCGACCGCAGCGGCGGCTCCGTGGCCGCCTTCGAACACCTGTACCTGCCGCTGATGCACCGCCAAGGCTATGTGGCGCCCAACCTGGGCGACGTCTCCGGCGACAACAGCCCGGGCGGCTTCGTCATGGATTCGCAGTCGGGCCTGTACGATTCCGTGCTGGTGCTCGACTACAAAAGCCTGTACCCGTCCATCATCCGCACCTTTTTGATCGACCCCGTGGGCCTGGTCGTGGGCACGCGCGGCGATGAGGCGGAAACCGTGCCCGGCTACCGGGGCGCGCAGTTTTCGCGCGTCAAGCACTGCCTGCCCGCCATCGTGGAACAGGTGTGGCAGGGCCGCGAAGTGGCCAAGCGCGAGCGCAACGCGCCGCTGTCGCAAGCGCTGAAAATCATCATGAACGCGTTTTACGGCGTGCTCGGATCGAGCGGCTGCCGCTTCTTCGACCCGCGCCTGGCGTCGTCGATCACCCTGCGCGGCCACGACATCATGCACCGCACGCGCGAGCTGATCACGCAGCAAGGCTACCAGGTCATCTATGGCGACACGGATTCCACCTTCGTGTGGCTGAAAACCGCGCATACGGATGAAGAGGCGGGCAAGATCGGCCGCGCCCTGGTGACGCATGTGAACGCCTGGTGGGACCAGTATCTGCGCGAGGAATTCGGCCTGGAAAATGCGCTGGAACTCGAGTTCGAGACGCATTACCGGCGCTTCCTGATGCCCACCATCCGCGGCTCGGAAGAGGGCAGCAAGAAACGCTACGCGGGCCTGGTGGGCAAGCCGGACGGCAGCGAGCAGATGGTCTACAAGGGACTGGAAACGGTGCGCAGCGACTGGACGCCGCTGGCGCAGCAATTCCAGCAAGCCTTGTACCTGCGCATCTTCCAGCGCGCCGCCTACCAGGACTATGTGCGCGACTACGTGGCGCGCACCGTGCGCGGCGAATTCGACGCTTTATTGGTCTACCGCAAGCGGCTGCGCCGCCCGCTCGACGATTACCAGCGCAACGTGCCGCCCCACGTGCGCGCGGCGCGCACGGCCGACGCCTACAACCTGGCGCAGGGCCGGCCGCTGCAATACCAGAATGGCGGCTGGATCAGCTATGTGATCACGGTGGCAGGGCCGGAACCGCTGGAAACGCAGCGCTCGCCCATCGACTACCACCACTACCTGACGCGCCAGCTGCAGCCGGTGGCCGATGCGATCCTGCCCTTCCTCGGCGACGACTTTTCGCGCCTGGTGTCGGGGCAGCAGGATTTGTTTTAG
- a CDS encoding AMP-binding protein, with protein MQAMSYVHGAHETPLIGETIGAYLDGIAARYGQHDALIVAHQNVRWTYAEFQQRVHRLAAGLLKLGLQPGERIGIWSQNCAEWVLTQFATAKAGLIMVNINPAYRRSELEYVLDKVQCSALILSPSFKSSDYLAIVQDVVPEIARTRAGALQSPRLPQLRHVIRLGAAATPGMHNFDALMDGITEADLAHLEDISATLQFDDAVNIQFTSGTTGAPKGATLTHHNILNNGFFIGEAMRLTQQDRLCIPVPLYHCFGMVLGNLACVTHGAAMVYPGEGFDPKAVLETVQAERCTGLHGVPTMFIAILDHPDFKQYDLSNLRTGIMAGSPCPMEVMTRVIELMHMAEITIAYGMTETSPVSFQTSIDDPREMRVSSIGRAHPHLEVKIIDAEGRIVPRGEKGELLTRGYSVMQGYWGDAEKTAEAIDTARWMHTGDLAVIDENGFCSIVGRSKDMVIRGGENIYPREVEEFLYRHPSVLDVQCVGVPDAKYGEELCACIILRPGTQATSEDIRAFCDGQIAYYKIPRYVRFVEEFPMTVTGKIQKYLLRKQVATDLGLGTD; from the coding sequence ATGCAAGCAATGAGTTATGTACACGGCGCCCACGAGACGCCGTTGATCGGGGAAACCATCGGCGCCTACCTGGACGGCATCGCGGCCCGCTACGGCCAGCACGACGCCCTCATCGTGGCGCACCAGAACGTGCGCTGGACGTACGCCGAATTCCAGCAGCGCGTGCACCGGCTGGCCGCCGGCTTGCTGAAGCTGGGCTTGCAGCCGGGCGAGCGCATCGGCATCTGGTCGCAAAACTGCGCGGAATGGGTGCTGACCCAGTTCGCCACGGCAAAGGCCGGTTTGATCATGGTCAATATCAATCCCGCCTACCGGCGTTCGGAACTCGAATACGTGCTCGACAAGGTGCAGTGCAGCGCGCTGATCCTGTCGCCCAGCTTCAAGTCCAGCGACTACCTGGCCATCGTGCAGGACGTGGTGCCGGAAATCGCCCGTACGCGTGCCGGCGCCCTGCAGTCGCCGCGCCTGCCGCAATTGCGCCACGTCATCCGCCTGGGCGCGGCCGCCACGCCAGGCATGCACAACTTCGACGCCTTGATGGACGGCATCACCGAGGCCGACCTGGCGCACCTGGAAGACATCAGCGCCACCTTGCAGTTTGACGACGCCGTCAACATTCAGTTCACTTCCGGCACCACGGGCGCGCCCAAGGGCGCCACCTTGACGCACCACAACATCCTGAATAACGGCTTTTTCATCGGCGAAGCCATGCGCCTGACGCAACAGGACCGCTTGTGCATCCCCGTGCCCCTGTACCATTGCTTCGGCATGGTGCTGGGCAACCTGGCCTGCGTCACGCACGGCGCGGCCATGGTGTACCCGGGCGAAGGCTTCGACCCGAAGGCCGTGCTCGAAACGGTGCAGGCCGAGCGCTGCACGGGGCTGCATGGCGTGCCGACCATGTTCATCGCCATCCTCGACCATCCCGATTTCAAGCAATACGATCTGTCGAACTTGCGCACCGGCATCATGGCCGGCTCGCCATGCCCGATGGAAGTCATGACGAGGGTCATCGAGCTGATGCACATGGCGGAAATCACCATCGCGTATGGCATGACGGAAACGTCGCCCGTCAGCTTCCAGACGTCCATCGACGACCCGCGCGAGATGCGCGTCTCGTCCATCGGCCGCGCGCATCCGCACCTGGAAGTGAAGATCATCGACGCGGAAGGGCGCATCGTGCCGCGCGGCGAGAAAGGGGAGCTGCTGACGCGCGGCTATTCCGTCATGCAGGGCTACTGGGGCGACGCGGAAAAGACGGCCGAAGCCATCGACACGGCGCGCTGGATGCACACGGGCGACCTGGCCGTGATCGATGAGAACGGCTTTTGCAGCATCGTCGGCCGCTCGAAGGACATGGTGATACGTGGCGGCGAAAACATCTATCCGCGCGAAGTCGAGGAATTCCTGTACCGCCACCCGAGCGTGCTCGACGTGCAATGCGTGGGCGTGCCCGATGCCAAGTATGGCGAGGAGCTGTGCGCCTGCATCATCCTGCGTCCCGGCACGCAGGCCACGAGCGAGGATATCCGCGCCTTCTGCGATGGCCAGATCGCGTACTACAAGATTCCCCGCTACGTGCGCTTCGTCGAGGAATTCCCCATGACGGTGACGGGCAAGATCCAGAAATACTTGCTGCGAAAACAGGTGGCGACGGATCTGGGCCTCGGTACGGACTAA
- a CDS encoding ArnT family glycosyltransferase translates to MKPVRLPAAATLALPRWALFALGLLYILPGLIGREPWKNDDAASFGIMWTMAHGGLNDWLWPNVAGLSLPDEGPLAFWLGAIFIKLFGWIDGDVFGARMSTIGIFVVSTLSVWYTAFNLGRRGDAQPLRLAFGGQPEPDDFGRTLADAAVLIYLGCLGLLQHSHDITAEALYVSLMAYLLYRAVRYVEGPSVRNAALLGLALGGLTLTRGWITPAALTIAMLLCTVFLRLPLLRSVRHLALAVLVAVALTLVWLLPGELLQPYGQSPLQAWMEWNCRQFSAPSLKSVQYFLRVGIWFFWPAWPFAAWAVYAWRRQHHVLHIVVPLTFVAMLAILGLCHPDPDPSQLLPLLPPLAVMAAFGLLTMKRGAINAIDWFSVMVLTICAFVLWLFWFATLTGWPPRLAYNALKLLPGFKPELELVAFFVAACVSAGWVALVHWRISRQPAVLWRAVVLSSGGLILIWVLIMTLFLPELNYSKSYISVAHQISVNVPPGSTCINSNVGAAQRATFAYYGHLPFAGVEKQQCDLFLLQDSIKVPDNQERLPEHHGADWIKLWEGRRPTDNVERFRLYQRIK, encoded by the coding sequence ATGAAGCCAGTCCGCCTTCCCGCCGCTGCCACACTCGCGCTGCCACGATGGGCCTTGTTTGCGCTTGGCCTGCTCTACATCCTGCCCGGCCTGATCGGCCGCGAACCGTGGAAGAACGATGACGCCGCCAGTTTCGGCATCATGTGGACCATGGCGCATGGCGGCCTGAACGACTGGCTGTGGCCCAACGTCGCCGGCCTGTCGCTGCCCGATGAAGGGCCGCTGGCCTTCTGGCTCGGCGCCATCTTCATCAAGCTGTTTGGCTGGATCGACGGCGACGTGTTCGGCGCGCGCATGTCCACCATCGGCATCTTCGTCGTCAGCACCCTGTCCGTCTGGTACACCGCCTTCAACCTGGGCCGCCGCGGCGACGCCCAGCCGCTGCGCCTGGCCTTCGGCGGCCAGCCCGAGCCGGACGATTTCGGCCGTACCCTGGCCGATGCGGCCGTCCTCATCTACCTGGGCTGCCTGGGCTTGCTGCAGCACAGCCACGACATCACGGCCGAGGCGCTGTATGTTTCCCTGATGGCTTACCTGCTGTACCGTGCCGTGCGCTACGTGGAAGGCCCGTCCGTGCGCAATGCGGCCCTGCTGGGCCTGGCGCTGGGTGGCCTGACCCTGACGCGCGGCTGGATCACGCCGGCGGCGCTGACCATCGCCATGCTGCTGTGCACCGTGTTCCTGCGCCTGCCGCTGCTGCGCAGCGTGCGCCATCTGGCGCTGGCCGTGCTCGTTGCCGTGGCGCTGACGCTGGTGTGGCTGCTGCCGGGCGAACTGCTGCAGCCCTATGGCCAGTCGCCGCTGCAAGCGTGGATGGAGTGGAATTGCCGCCAGTTCAGCGCCCCGAGCCTGAAAAGCGTGCAATATTTCTTGCGCGTCGGCATCTGGTTCTTCTGGCCCGCCTGGCCATTCGCCGCCTGGGCCGTGTATGCCTGGCGCCGCCAGCACCACGTGCTGCACATCGTCGTGCCGCTGACCTTTGTCGCCATGCTGGCCATCCTCGGCCTGTGTCATCCCGATCCGGACCCGAGCCAGCTGCTGCCCCTGCTACCGCCGCTGGCCGTGATGGCCGCGTTCGGCCTGCTGACCATGAAGCGGGGCGCCATCAACGCCATCGACTGGTTCTCCGTGATGGTGCTGACCATCTGCGCCTTCGTGCTGTGGCTGTTCTGGTTCGCCACCCTGACGGGCTGGCCGCCGCGCCTGGCCTACAACGCACTGAAACTGCTGCCTGGATTCAAGCCCGAACTGGAACTGGTGGCCTTCTTTGTCGCCGCCTGCGTCAGCGCAGGCTGGGTGGCGCTCGTGCACTGGCGCATCTCGCGCCAACCGGCCGTGCTGTGGCGCGCCGTCGTGCTGTCGTCCGGCGGCCTGATCCTGATCTGGGTCCTCATCATGACCCTGTTCTTGCCCGAACTGAACTACAGCAAGAGCTACATCAGCGTGGCGCACCAGATTTCCGTCAACGTGCCACCAGGCAGCACCTGCATCAACAGCAATGTCGGCGCAGCGCAACGCGCCACGTTCGCCTACTACGGCCATTTGCCGTTTGCCGGCGTGGAAAAGCAGCAGTGCGACCTGTTCCTGTTGCAAGACAGCATCAAAGTGCCCGATAACCAGGAAAGGCTGCCCGAACACCACGGCGCCGACTGGATCAAGCTGTGGGAAGGACGCCGCCCGACCGACAATGTGGAGCGCTTCCGTCTGTATCAACGCATCAAGTAG
- a CDS encoding type B 50S ribosomal protein L31: MKVDTHPEYREVVFHDLSCDFKFVTRSTIQTREKITHDGKEYPLVKIEVSAESHPFFTGKHKIVDTAGRVEKFRQKFGTVGSKTAVAAG, translated from the coding sequence ATGAAAGTCGATACCCATCCAGAATACCGCGAAGTTGTTTTCCACGATCTGTCGTGCGATTTCAAATTCGTTACCCGCTCGACCATCCAAACCCGCGAAAAAATCACCCACGACGGTAAAGAATACCCACTGGTGAAGATCGAGGTTTCGGCTGAATCGCACCCATTCTTCACGGGCAAGCACAAAATCGTCGATACCGCTGGTCGCGTCGAGAAGTTCCGTCAGAAGTTCGGTACCGTTGGTTCGAAAACCGCAGTCGCAGCAGGCTAA
- the rho gene encoding transcription termination factor Rho, translating into MHLSELKALHVSALLEMAIGLDIDNAARLRKQELMFAILKKRAKSGEQIFGDGALEVLPDGFGFLRSPDASYMASTDDIYISPSQIRRFNLHTGDSIEGEVRTPKDGERYFALVKVDKVNGESPEASKHRILFENLTPLHPNEPLRLEREMNGQENITGRIIDLIAPIGKGQRGLLVASPKSGKSVILQHIAHAITANHPDITLIVLLIDERPEEVTEMQRSVRGEVVASTFDEPATRHVQVAEMVLEKAKRLVEMKKDVVILLDSITRLARAYNTVIPASGKVLTGGVDANALQRPKRFFGAARNIEEGGSLTIIATALIETGSRMDDVIFEEFKGTGNMEVHLERRLAEKRVYPAINLNKSGTRREELLIKPNELQKIWILRKLLYSMDEIEAMEFILDKMKATKNNAEFFDMMRRGG; encoded by the coding sequence ATGCATTTATCCGAACTAAAGGCCCTACACGTATCCGCCCTGCTTGAGATGGCGATCGGTCTTGACATTGACAACGCAGCCCGCTTGCGCAAACAGGAGCTGATGTTCGCTATCCTGAAAAAACGCGCCAAGTCCGGCGAACAGATTTTTGGCGATGGCGCCCTGGAAGTGCTGCCTGACGGCTTCGGCTTCCTGCGCTCGCCTGACGCCAGCTACATGGCGTCCACCGACGACATTTACATCTCCCCTTCGCAAATCCGCCGCTTCAACCTGCACACCGGCGATTCGATCGAGGGCGAGGTACGGACCCCGAAAGATGGCGAACGCTATTTCGCACTGGTCAAAGTAGACAAGGTCAACGGCGAATCGCCGGAAGCCTCGAAACACCGCATCCTGTTTGAAAACCTGACGCCGCTGCACCCGAACGAGCCGCTGCGCCTGGAACGTGAAATGAATGGCCAGGAAAACATCACCGGCCGCATCATCGACCTGATCGCCCCGATCGGCAAAGGCCAGCGCGGCTTGCTGGTGGCGTCGCCGAAATCCGGCAAGTCCGTGATCCTGCAGCACATCGCGCATGCGATCACGGCCAACCACCCCGATATCACGCTGATCGTGCTGCTGATCGACGAACGTCCGGAAGAAGTGACCGAAATGCAACGTTCGGTACGCGGCGAAGTCGTCGCCTCGACCTTCGACGAACCGGCCACGCGCCACGTGCAAGTGGCTGAAATGGTGCTGGAAAAAGCCAAGCGCCTGGTCGAAATGAAAAAAGACGTGGTGATCCTGCTCGATTCGATCACCCGCCTGGCCCGCGCCTACAATACCGTCATCCCTGCCTCGGGCAAGGTGCTGACCGGCGGTGTCGACGCCAACGCGCTGCAACGTCCAAAACGCTTCTTCGGCGCCGCGCGCAATATCGAAGAAGGCGGCTCGCTGACCATCATCGCCACGGCGCTGATCGAAACGGGTTCGCGCATGGATGACGTGATCTTTGAAGAATTCAAGGGTACCGGCAACATGGAAGTGCATCTGGAACGCCGCCTGGCTGAAAAACGTGTCTATCCGGCAATCAACCTGAACAAATCGGGTACCCGTCGCGAAGAACTGCTGATCAAGCCGAACGAGCTGCAAAAAATCTGGATTCTGCGCAAGTTGCTGTACTCGATGGACGAGATCGAGGCGATGGAGTTCATTCTGGACAAGATGAAGGCGACGAAGAACAACGCCGAATTCTTCGACATGATGCGCCGGGGGGGGTAA
- the trxA gene encoding thioredoxin TrxA → MSENIKHISDASFEADVLKSELPVLVDFWAEWCGPCKAIAPILEEVAKEYAGRILIAKMDVDANQAVPAKFGIRGIPTLILFKDGVAAAQKVGAMAKGQLTAFVDSNI, encoded by the coding sequence ATGAGCGAAAATATCAAACACATTAGCGATGCATCTTTTGAAGCAGACGTCCTGAAATCCGAATTGCCAGTCCTGGTGGACTTCTGGGCAGAGTGGTGCGGTCCCTGCAAGGCCATCGCTCCGATCCTGGAAGAAGTCGCCAAGGAATACGCGGGCCGCATCCTGATCGCCAAGATGGACGTTGACGCCAACCAGGCAGTGCCTGCCAAGTTCGGCATCCGTGGCATCCCGACCCTGATCCTGTTCAAGGATGGCGTGGCAGCGGCGCAAAAAGTCGGCGCCATGGCCAAAGGCCAGTTGACCGCTTTCGTCGACAGCAACATTTAA
- a CDS encoding response regulator yields MNNASKQHIEAQAQASEAAPLRVLLLDDDVFMLDVLSDMLEQLGEFDIRCESHSELALTTLQQHQPDLLICDLSMPDIDGIEFLRMAADNGFRGGVVLLSGLHSAVRLAAERLAVANGLHILGTFRKPMESAELQLMVNLQLQKTARLAGMQA; encoded by the coding sequence ATGAACAACGCATCCAAACAACACATCGAGGCCCAGGCTCAGGCAAGCGAGGCGGCGCCGCTGCGCGTGCTGCTGCTCGACGACGACGTCTTCATGCTCGACGTGCTCAGCGACATGCTCGAGCAGCTGGGCGAGTTCGATATCCGCTGCGAATCGCACAGCGAGCTGGCCCTGACCACCCTGCAGCAGCACCAGCCGGACTTGCTGATCTGCGACCTGTCCATGCCCGACATCGACGGCATCGAATTTCTGCGCATGGCGGCCGACAACGGCTTCCGCGGCGGCGTCGTCCTGCTGTCTGGCCTGCATTCGGCCGTGCGCCTGGCGGCGGAGCGCCTGGCCGTGGCGAATGGCCTGCATATATTAGGCACCTTCCGCAAACCGATGGAAAGCGCGGAATTGCAGCTGATGGTGAACTTGCAACTGCAGAAAACGGCCCGCCTGGCCGGCATGCAAGCCTAG